In Theileria parva strain Muguga chromosome 4 map unlocalized ctg_529, whole genome shotgun sequence, one DNA window encodes the following:
- the RPS14B gene encoding 40S ribosomal protein S14-2, producing MSSAKRTATQVAEVPTTLGPQVKGEHVFGVAHVFASFNDTFIHITDLSGRETLVRVTGGMKVKADRDESSPYAAMMAAQDAAARAKELGITAVHVKLRATGGTRSKTPGPGAQSALRSLARSGLKIGRIEDVTPIPTDSTRRKCGRRGRRL from the exons ATGAGTTCAGCAAAAAGAACAGCAACCCAAGTCGCTGAAGTCCCTACTACCCTGGGACCACAAGTAAAGGGTGAACATGTTTTTGGCGTAGCTCATGTTTTTGCATCATTCAACGACACTTTTATACATATAACTGATTTGTCTGGAAGGGAAACCCTCGTCAGAGTAACAG GAGGTATGAAAGTAAAGGCTGATCGTGATGAGTCTAGCCCTTATGCTGCAATGATGGCCGCTCAAGATGCAGCCGCCAGAGCTAAGGAGCTTGGAATCACAGCAGTTCATGTTAAACTACGCGCAACTGGTGGAACTAGATCAAAGACTCCAGGACCAGGAGCACAATCAGCTTTGAg ATCACTCGCACGCTCTGGATTAAAGATTGGAAGAATTGAGGACGTCACCCCAATTCCAACGGATTCTACCAGAAGAAAGTGCGgaagaagaggaagaaGATTGTAG
- the infB gene encoding putative integral membrane protein, which translates to MNKDVNIFFSCNLKYILLILIFYFISFTEGFITTNRHGINVNHVFNPSSKCILSRKQNHQECFLFNNTDVSNNTGVTFGTECLNNLLNTTNTVPNIDCNVDDDIIHDMITPEQELTYPLISKSFQTFHGVYTNHCLYVDAIIRADEINIAETLRKQIKSMISYGINHIWKYNVLDANTKTLKQDDVYMIKRPGVAIAFNYKISKAMQKKLSEKNIKLIKGEKIDNILEMAWDELIRIAGQNRIVTIYGKAEVKEVAKDSEDKNAGRCVVTYGKINPFLNVRIIRGDRIFYYGKISTSTKGIQYPIEIYKGETCWITLEEFDDIKVGDVIEAYSD; encoded by the exons ATGAATAAAgatgttaatattttcttctcgtgtaatttaaaatacattttgtTAATCCTTATCTTctattttatttctttCACTGAAGGTTTTATTACAACCAATCGTCATggaataaatgtaaatcaTGTATTTAATCCATCATCCAAATGTATACTCAGTAGAAAACAAAATCACCAGGAATGTTTTCTATTCAACAATACAGATGTAAGCAACAACACAGGAGTAACTTTCGGTACAGaatgtttaaataatttattaaacacaACCAATACTGTTCCAAATATCGATTGTAATGTTGATGACGATATTATACATGATATGATAACCCCTGAACAAGAACTAACATATCCTCTAATATCAAAATCATTTCAAACATTTCATGGTGTGTATACTAATCATTGTTTATATGTCGATGCAATCATTAGGGCAgatgaaattaatatagCTGAGACATTAagaaaacaaattaaaagCATGATCTCCTATGGAATTAATCACATTTGGAAATATAATGTGTTGGATGCAAATACCAAAACCTTAAAACAG gATGATGTCTATATGATCAAACGGCCTGGAGTAGCGATTGCATtcaattataaaatttcaaaagcAATGCAG AAAAAACTATCagaaaaaaatattaaacttaTTAAGGGagaaaaaattgataatataCTCGAAATGGCATGGGATGAACTTATCAGGATTGCTGGCCAGAACAGAATTGTAACCATTTATGGAAAGGCAGAAGTTAAAGAAGTGGCTAAGGACTCTGAG GATAAGAACGCGGGACGGTGTGTAGTAACATACGGAAAGATCAATCCATTCTTAAATGTTAGAATCATAAGAGGAGATcgtatattttattat ggGAAAATATCAACATCGACAAAAGGGATACAATATCCaattgaaatttataaGGGTGAAACTTGTTGGATCACACTAGAAGAGTTTGATGATATTAAAGTTGGAGATGTAATTGAAGCATACTCCGActga
- the infB gene encoding putative integral membrane protein, translated as MNKDVNIFFSCNLKYILLILIFYFISFTEGFITTNRHGINLNNSFYQTKSRYHFNSKQNKLLCFLSNNTGCLNNFSKTTNAFVPNIPFNIKDDLIRQNFTSEHEIQYPVRVFTYERFPYVFFDNFKYVYATICSNELNIEEIIKTEIKKLRCDGISNMWRYDVLDANIVTLTQNDAYKYLQPGIAVSYNSTISKGLEKKLSEKNIRVIRGENINDIVEMAKEQLTRIAGEYSRPTLYGKAEVNKLFKRYKRNNGAGCVVTYGKINPFLRVRIMRGDQLLFFGEISSLKRETDYPIDIFEGESCVITLEGFEDFKVGDVVESYIN; from the exons ATGAATAAAgatgttaatattttcttctcgtgtaatttaaaatacattttgtTAATCCTTATCTTctattttatttctttCACTGAAGGTTTTATTACAACCAATCGTCATGGAATAAATCtaaataattcattttatCAAACAAAATCCAGATATCATTTCAATtcaaaacaaaataaactGCTATGTTTTCTATCCAACAATACAGGAtgtttgaataatttttctaaaacGACCAATGCTTTTGTTCCAAATATTCCATTTAATATCAAAGATGATTTAATACGTCAAAATTTTACCTCTGAACATGAAATACAATATCCAGTTAGAGTGTTCACATATGAAAGATTCCCTTATGTCTTTTTCGATAACTTTAAATACGTTTATGCAACCATATGCTCAAATGAATTGAATATAGaagaaattataaaaaccGAAATTAAAAAGCTGAGGTGCGATGGAATTAGTAATATGTGGAGATATGACGTGTTGGATGCCAATATAGTCACATTAACACAG aaTGATGCATATAAATATCTACAGCCTGGAATAGCAGTGTCATACAATTCAACAATATCAAAAGGATTGGAG AAAAAACTATCAGAAAAGAACATAAGAGTGATTAGAGgagaaaatattaatgataTAGTCGAAATGGCCAAGGAACAACTCACGAGGATAGCTGGAGAGTACAGTCGTCCAACACTTTATGGAAAGGCAGAGGTTAACAAACTATTTAAGAGATacaag AGAAATAACGGAGCAGGTTGTGTCGTAACATATGGAAAGATCAATCCGTTCTTACGTGTTAGAATCATGAGAGGGGATcagttattatttttt ggTGAAATATCATCATTGAAAAGAGAGACGGATTATCCGATTGATATTTTTGAAGGTGAATCGTGCGTGATCACGCTAGAAGGCTTTgaagattttaaagttgGAGATGTCGTTGAATCATACATaaattga
- the infB gene encoding small GTP-binding domain protein, giving the protein MSKFINIVFYCNLKYILLILFLFHFIYFTESVISNNRHGINLNNSFYQTKSRYHFNSKQNKLLCFLSNNSGCLNNFSKTTNTFVPNIPFNIKHDSNTELYGFTHYPNFNHTPKFKPAYNRINPHTNFPVGLNNLPIQPYYHKQNIPFNMINYRNTYQQNGFNMYSRKLNTHPLVPQLYGSSLFAQSHAQIPWQQPIHPINRFNFQLPLQNSDQTYEPNSPLQSVKLQRKEEKLEAKKLRYFSFKLRDDLIWINDDEDNWPGTKRIKPGETYQGVIHYFFTPYEALVYLADKKVEGSVSIKDMPPDFSDLKLSELFKPDHLMSFRLKEPQEFDEKGRPKFVISLDPQIKKITYKYKSRVRGRPIFVTNTMAIFKLEDGENYAQVFLVNTGVYLTFPIKLKMTEIFKNDEIVELEVLNKPIFPRIVGYLCRIPFDSPTGLELRSKYRMVYDISPEDKNEFVTTEKDEISEELLTMQKFISTEQGVTTENKQPVINKISQKICKTFDEVPHQEPDECTLREYVKELKGNLKFILKYILLKTKIIINPSVRISQKMAKILRNLIIEKREFHITDEEEAEELNKLHNSENSPIHSRKPVVAILGGTSSGKTSLFSSLCGVKPDPNTNYNFGTAEHKYPATLLDTPANGLLSPIRDNMLKESDIALILISADTGVTKETEESIKQCKKLNKPFIFVLTKFDMSTQSTIEDVATKLADIGCELEHHGGKYEMILYSTLNDTESSKNSLMETILINSLESSDMLLEKPDSANSDGYIIDVGKNETSGCYALILVKNGELRKGDYISSAINTMRVKSLKDKNGEDLVSVKPSEIGFAYGFSKDSTFDTGMPFQSFSTKKQADLASDISRKELNEKEQNDYIQEKIRVGLAIIDQNMDPENFTYAYAIIRAELKSVVEIIKTEIEKMRSYGINNTWRYKVLDARMSKITQKDVSIFKHPGIALLYNYKISNTLKKKLSEKNITVVEGEKLDDIVDMAKEELRKIAGEKRLGILSGKAQILKVFEASKKKNAAGCLVTYGTINPYLDVRIIREDRILFNGKISSLRRTKEEASEICEGETCGITLENFNDFKVGDVIEAYSD; this is encoded by the exons atgtccaaatttattaatattgtcTTCTattgtaatttaaaatacattttactaattctgtttttatttcattttatttatttcacAGAATCTGTTATTTCTAACAATCGTCATGGAATAAATCtaaataattcattttatCAAACAAAATCCAGATATCATTTCAATtcaaaacaaaataaactGCTATGTTTTCTATCCAACAATTCAGGAtgtttgaataatttttctaaaacGACCAATACTTTTGTTCCAAATATTccatttaatattaaacatgATTCTAATACAGAACTATATggatttacacattatcctaattttaatcatactccaaaatttaaacctGCATATAATCGCATCAATCCACATACAAACTTTCCTGTTGGacttaataatttaccaaTTCAACCTTATTATcataaacaaaatattcCATTTAATATGATCAATTATCGCAATACATATCAACAAAATGGATTCAATATGTACAGTAGAAAACTAAATACACATCCACTTGTCCCACAGTTATATGGCAGTTCTCTATTTGCCCAAAGTCATGCTCAAATTCCTTGGCAACAACCTATTCATCCAATTAATAGGTTCAACTTTCAACTACCACTTCAGAATAGTGATCAGACTTATGAACCTAATAGCCCTTTGCAATCAGTAAAATTGCAAAGGAAGGAAGAAAAGTTGGAAGCCAAAAAATTAAggtatttttcatttaaacTTAGGGATGATTTGATTTGGATAAATGATGATGAGGACAATTGGCCAGGGACCAAGAGAATAAAACCCGGAGAAACCTACCAAGGCGTTATCCACTACTTTTTCACTCCATACGAGGCGCTTGTGTATCTAGCTGATAAAAAGGTTGAGGGATCCGTGAGCATTAAGGACATGCCACCAGACTTCTcagatttaaaattgtcaGAATTATTCAAACCAGACCACTTGATGAGTTTCAGGTTAAAAGAACCGCAGGAATTTGACGAGAAGGGAAGACCCAAATTCGTGATATCACTAGACCCTCAAATCAAAAAAATTACCTACAAGTATAAATCCAGAGTAAGAGGAAGACCCATATTTGTAACAAATACCATGGCAATTTTTAAGCTTGAAGATGGTGAAAACTATGCACAAGTATTCCTAGTTAACACAGGAGTATATTTGACCTTTCCAATTAAATTGAAGATGACTGAG ATATTcaaaaatgatgaaattgtGGAATTGGAAGTTTTGAATAAACCCATTTTCCCAAGAATTGTAGGATACCTCTGCAGAATACCGTTTGATTCACCTACTGGATTGGAATTGAGAAGTAAATATCGAATGGTTTATGATATATCACCTGAGG ataaaaatgaatttgtAACAACTGAGAAAGATGAAATAAGTGAGGAATTATTAACAATGCAGAAATTTATATCAACTGAGCAAGGTGTAACAACAGAGAATAAACAACCtgttataaataaaatttccCAAAAAATCTGTAAAACGTTTGATGAAGTGCCACATCAAGAGCCAGATGAATGTACTCTTAGAGAATATGTCAAAGAATTAAAAGGAAACCTAAAGTTTATCCTCAAATACATCCTACTCAAgactaaaattataattaatccTTCAGTTCGCATTTCTCAGAAAATGGCAAAGATTCTTCGTAACTTAATTATCGAGAAACGTGAATTCCATATAactgatgaagaagaagcTGAAGAACTGAACAAATTAcat AATTCTGAAAATTCGCCAATTCATTCAAGGAAACCAGTAGTGGCAATTTTGGGAGGAACTTCTTCAGGGAAAACATCGCTATTTAGTTCGCTATGTGGTGTAAAACCAGACCCAAATACCAACTATAATTTCGGTACTGCCGAGCATAAATACCCAGCAACCCTATTGGACACTCCTGCGAATGGGTTACTTTCTCCAATAAGAGATAATATGCTAAAAGAGTCGGATATCGcgttaattttaatctcCGCGGATACTGGAGTAACTAAAGAAACAGAAGAATCAATTAAACAGTGCAAAAAACTAAACAAGCCATTCATATTTGTACTCACTAAGTTTGACATGTCAACACAATCTACAATTGAAGATGTTGCAACAAAACTGGCAGATATTGGGTGCGAACTGGAACACCATGGAGGAAAATATGAAATGATCCTATATTCAACATTAAACGACACTGAATCGAGTAAAAACAGCCTTATGGAAACCATTCTTATAAATTCACTGGAATCTTCTGACATGCTATTAGAAAAACCAGATTCCGCTAATTCAGATGGATACATCATCGATGTAGGAAAGAACGAAACTTCTGGATGCTACGCCCTGATCCTGGTCAAGAACGGGGAATTGAG GAAAGGAGATTATATATCTTCTGCTATAAATACAATGAGGGTGAAATCACTTAAAGATAAGAATGGTGAAGATCTTGTCAGTGTTAAGCCATCTGAAATAGGTTTTGCTTATGGTTTTTCTAAGGATTCTACTTTTGATACCGGAATGCCTTTCCAGTCATTTTCAACCAAAAAACAAGCTGATTTAGCCTCAGAT ATTAGTAGGAAGGAGTTAAACGAAAAGGAACAAAATGATTATATACAGGAGAAAATAAGAGTTGGGTTGGCAATAATAGATCAA AATATGGATCCGGAAAACTTCACATATGCCTATGCAATCATAAGGGCAGAACTAAAGTCAGTAGTTgagataataaaaacaGAAATTGAAAAGATGAGGTCATATGGAATTAATAATACATGGAGATATAAAGTATTGGATGCCCGCATGTCCAAGATAACACAG AAAGATGTGAGCATATTTAAACACCCTGGAATAGCACTTTTGtacaattataaaatttcaaacACATTGAAG AAAAAACTATCAGAAAAGAACATAACAGTGGTTGAAGGGGAAAAGTTAGATGATATAGTCGACATGGCCAAGGAAGAATTAAGGAAAATAGCTGGAGAGAAAAGGCTTGGAATACTCAGTGGGAAGGCACAAATTCTGAAAGTATTTGAAGCCTCCAAG aAAAAGAACGCAGCAGGGTGTTTAGTAACATACGGAACAATAAATCCATACCTAGATGTTAGAATCATTAGAGAAGATCGCATACTATTTAAT GGGAAAATATCATCGTTGAGAAGAACCAAAGAAGAGGCGAGTGAAATTTGTGAAGGTGAAACATGTGGGATAACGCTAGAAAATTTcaatgattttaaagttgGAGATGTCATTGAAGCATATTCAGATTAA
- the RPL12C gene encoding 60S ribosomal protein L12-3: MAKKPDPNEVVYVYLRQLGGEVAPSSVLAPKLGPLGMSPKKVGDDIAKETANWKGIKVTVKLTIQNRQAKIEIKPSATALLIKELKEPVRDRKKVKNIKHNGNLTWDQLMGVARTMRPTSMARTMKGTVKEVLGTCSAIGCTVDNQKPRDLQEKLDNGEIEVPNE; the protein is encoded by the exons ATGGCTAAGAAACCTGACCCAAACGAAGTAGTATATG tCTACTTGCGTCAACTTGGTGGAGAAGTAGCTCCTTCATCAGTTCTTGCTCCAAAGTTAGGTCCATTGGGTATGTCACCTAAAAAAGTCGGTGATGATATCGCCAAGGAGACAGCAAATTGGAAAGGAATTAAAGTCACAGTCAAGTTAACTATCCAAAACAGACAAGCcaaaattgaaattaaacCAAGTGCAACTGCATTATTAATCAAGGAGCTTAAGGAACCTGTAAGGGATCGtaaaaaggttaaaaatataaaacataATGGTAATTTGACATGGGATCAATTAATGGGTGTTGCAAGGACAATGAGACCGACTTCCATGGCCAGAACTATGAAGGGAACTGTCAAGGAGGTTCTCGGAACCTGCAGCGCAATAGGTTGTACTGTTGATAATCAGAAGCCTAGAGACTTGCAAGAAAAGTTAGATAACGGAGAAATTGAAGTACCTAACGAATAA
- a CDS encoding putative integral membrane protein: MARTREGYGGDKDSNPIQKAVWLICCGIASAYVACMAYSILFPNWREAGPITYNYIHKASKRQHTVDETRYGLYQVVYDNYMAKQTWSRRVSNVKAKGYMAIQNSSQNHRGGYKNFFVNECPAACRDGISARIRVYENLLGYNSILLLILVVCTVFVALGIIWYFFWGKTIIIAFVWIIAGALGFGSTLWWNRVTHKTWLTAVRTQMMPFPYVASCYRVALISNLTLFCSTLAIFFIDVIAQFIKNNRMKANARLMNGDGMEYGGQPLPFGRPEAMNMQGPKAEHKVPHLIPPPLPESGFNPGSLFNGLGFNNNMKLGNNNEKNTPSMWARNFQF; this comes from the exons atgGCAAGAACGAGAGAAGGATACGGGGGGGACAAGGATTCCAACCCAATTCAGAAAGCGGTATGGCTTATTTGTTGTGGTATTGCTTCAGCATATGTAGCTTGTATGGCCTACAGCATTTTGTTTCCAAACTGGAGAGAAGCAGGGCCCATTA CATATAACTACATTCACAAAGCAAGCAAGCGTCAACACACTGTGGACGAGACACGATATGGGCTCTACCAAGTAGTTTACGACAACTATATGGCAAAACAGACTTGGTCTAGAAGAGTTAGTAACGTTAAG GCGAAGGGTTATATGGCAATACAAAATTCGAGCCAAAATCACAGGGGTGGGTACAAAAATTTCTTTGTAAACGAGTGTCCTGCTGCCTGTAGAGATGGGATTTCAGCCAGAATAAGAGTATACGAAAACTTACTTGGGTACAACAGCATT TTGCTACTTATACTCGTAGTATGTACAGTTTTTGTTGCTTTGGGAATAATATGGTACTTCTTTTGGGGAAAGACCATAATAATAGCG TTCGTTTGGATTATTGCAGGGGCCCTCGGATTCGGTAGCACGTTATGGTGGAACAGAGTTACACACAAAACGTGGTTAACGGCAGTAAGAACACAAATG ATGCCTTTTCCATACGTGGCAAGCTGCTACAGGGTAGCACTTATCTCAAATCttacattattttgttCAACCCTTGCAATATTCTTTATTGATGTAATAGCgcaatttataaaaaacaatagg ATGAAAGCAAACGCTCGATTAATGAATGGCGATGGAATGGAATACGGAGGACAACCATTGCCATTTGGAAGGCCAGAAGCTATGAATATGCAAGGGCCAAAAGCTGAGCATAAAGTTCCACACTTGATACCACCACCATTGCCAGAATCTGGATTTAATCCAGGATCATTATTTAATGGATTAGGATTTAATAACAATATGAAATTAGGTAACAACAATGAAAAAAACACTCCATCTATGTGGGCTAGAAACTTCCAGTTTTAA
- a CDS encoding RNA polymerase III subunit RPC82 helix-turn-helix domain protein: MYLIEYDLVLYVIEYYFGRLTSRVTSQLLLRGPISLYKLVNPTKFNFKVVRNALVILIRHGIVEYNLETSSSGPRLVTHVLYSVNINNALSLFIVPLILLNCKQQLDDNCYDVLLHISKYGITSQKKIKESFPELGDYVISNCLSKLINSHFIVAVESFDHLMNKQQGPEYHCDEIFNVLEKLTRGTYNSSPGIQSNLNDNRLYKIDFEFASENLLKQEIKHLVYSRVGNTDSIKLVFDVLMNNNTREWPYILHYRDIESQIHSLDNTQAITSDYLIKFLNGIIRHPDNLVVYRPQEESYYMDWHKAKRMIKEMSIFESVKRLLGIRSARIWNLLLKEQDNDRSSKLDTHQVSENALVSLQTARSILYRLTMKGFAKIYESMPKGSDNKAQDHTHQPQDQTNKQTAYFSTSLESTYSQIMKMGYKFACNLIERLVHEKNKAFQRNLIDNDAEDLKNGETPPNIVEIHLLYVIKFLLIMRQL; encoded by the exons ATGTATTTAATAGAATATGATCTGGTTTTATACGTTATTGAGTACTACTTCGGAAGGTTAACATCCAGAGTAACCAGTCAGTTGCTGTTGAGAGGTCCGATATCGCTATATAAATTGGTTAACCCAACgaaatttaactttaaagTTGTTAGAAATGCCTTGGTTATACTTATCCGCCATGGAATCGTGGAGTATAATCTTGAAACTAGTTCATCTGGACCCCGTTTGGTTACACATGTACTATATTCTGTTAACATTAATAACGCGTTGTCGCTCTTTATAGTACCTTTAATCCTCCTAAACTGTAAACAACAACTGGATGATAATTGTTACGACGTTCTGCTCCACATTTCAAAGTATGGAATCACATCCCagaaaaaaattaaagaatcGTTCCCCGAACTGG gagATTATGTTATATCAAACTGCCTTTCCAAGCTAATTAATTCACATTTTATAGTAGCAGTAGAGTCATTTGATCACCTGATG aATAAACAACAGGGCCCCGAGTACCATTGTgatgaaatttttaatgttttgGAAAAGTTGACCAGAGGAACCTATAACTCTTCGCCAGGAATTCAGTCGAACTTAAACGATAACCGTCTCTATAAAATAGATTTCGAGTTTGCTTCTGAGAATTTACTTAAACAG GAAATAAAGCACTTAGTATATAGTAGAGTGGGAAATACCGACTCGATTAAGCTCGTTTTTGACGTCCTCATGAATAACAATACCAGAGAATGGCCTTATATCCTCCATTACCGTGACATAGAATCTCAGATACACTCCCTTGATAACACTCAGGCTATCACTTCAGATTATCTAATCAAGTTTTTAAATGGGATTATTAGGCATCCAGATAATCTAGTAGTATACAGGCCTCAAG AGGAATCATACTACATGGATTGGCATAAGGCAAAGAGAATGATAAAGGAAATGTCAATATTCGA ATCAGTAAAGAGATTATTAGGGATTAGATCCGCCAGAATATGGAATCTACTGCTTAAGGAACAGGATAACGACCGGTCGTCCAAACTCGATACTCATCAA GTCAGTGAAAATGCTCTTGTGTCACTACAGACAGCTAGGTCTATACTATATAGACTTACAATGAAGGGTTTTGCAAAAATTTACGAATCAATGCCAAAAGGGTCTGATAATAAAGCCCAGGATCATACACACCAACCTCAGGATCAAACTAACAAACAAACCGCATACTTCTCAACATCACTTGAATCG ACCTACTCtcaaattatgaaaatggGATACAAGTTCGCTTGTAACTTAATAGAACGTCTAGTACACGAGAAGAACAAGGCCTTTCAAag GAATCTAATTGATAATGACGCCGAGGACTTGAAAAACGGGGAAACTCCCCCGAATATTGTAGAAATCCATCTCCTTTACGTCATAAAATTCCTACTCATCATGAGGCagttataa
- the nle1 gene encoding WD domain G-beta repeat protein has product MSSDDSEVIIQFRDVNDVYLGSSTSVPVSLTRDQIEQLLKTLLKAESDYDEEVEKNRYTFILETSEEIRTTLDEALCRSKEDFSGELVFKITYIPISVFSVRPITRCSSSLEGHTESVLCLEFSPDGVYLASGSGDTTVRIWDLATQTPIKTFTGHTNWVMSISWSPDGYTLSSGGMDNKVIIWNPKTGSGTDLKGHTKAVTALSWQPLHNLDANEYPLLASGSMDYTVRIWNVKSFVCVRVLSGHTKGISQVLWSAEFKERLFSSSRDTLIKVWNTNDGSLVKDLKGHGHWINTLTSNVNRLIKSGPFSPENFESGKCKFDSMEEMIKESKKIYEKFKVESGQERLLSGSDDNTMFIWLPNSDSNKPLHRLTGHQQLINHVSFSSNGRYFASASFDKSIRIWCGITGKYLRTLRGHIGRVYRVAWSCRGNYLVSASSDSTLKLWDAESGKLKFDLPGHADQVYTLDWSNCGKTVASGGKDKVVKLWCH; this is encoded by the exons ATGAGTTCTGACGATTCGGAA GTCATTATTCAATTTCGAGATGTTAATGACGTTTATTTGGGATCTTCTACAAGTGTTCCAGTCAG TCTTACGAGAGACCAAATTGAGCAACTTCTTAAAACACTTCTGAAGGCCGAAAGTGATTATGATGAAGAAGTAGAAAAAAACAGATACACATTCATTTTGGAGACGAGCGAAGAAATAAGAACTACTTTAGATGAAGCCCTGTGTAGATCTAAGGAAGATTTTAGCGGAGAATTGGTTTTCAAAATTACGTACATACCCATCTCAGTATTCAGCGTCCGTCCCATCACTAGATGTTCTTCTTCACTGGAGG GACATACAGAATCTGTTTTATGCCTCGAATTTAGCCCAGATGGAGTTTATTTAGCCTCAGGATCAGGAGATACCACA GTAAGGATATGGGATCTTGCTACCCAAACACCAATAAAAACATTCACAGGCCATACTAACTGGGTTATGAGTATTTCATGGTCACCGGATGGGTACACGCTTTCATCAGGAGGGATG GATAATAAGGTAATAATCTGGAACCCAAAAACGGGTAGCGGGACTGATTTAAAAGGTCACAcaaag GCAGTAACAGCGCTTTCATGGCAACCACTCCACAATTTGGACGCAAATGAATACCCACTCTTGGCAAGTGGAAGCATGGATTACACAGTGAGAATATGGAACGTTAAGAGTTTTGTGTGTGTACGTGTACTATCTGGACATACAAAAGGAATATCTCAAGTTCTATGGTCTGCTGAATTCAAGGAAAGACTCTTTAGTTCATCGAGAGATACACTCATCAAAGTCTGGAACACTAATGACGGATCACTTGTTAAGGACCTTAAAG GTCACGGCCATTGGATTAACACATTGACGTCAAATGTTAATAGACTAATTAAGAGCGGACCATTCTCACctgaaaattttgaaaGTGGAAAGTGTAAATTCGATTCCATGGAGGAAATGATAAAGGAGTCGAAGAAGATATACGAAAAGTTCAAGGTG GAATCCGGACAAGAAAGACTCCTTTCAGGATCTGACGACAATACTATGTTTATCTGGCTGCCTAACTCTGATTCAAATAAACCTCTACACAGATTAACGGGACATCAACAGTTAATAAACCAT gTATCCTTTTCATCGAATGGGAGATATTTTGCATCTGCGTCATTCGATAAGAGCATAAG AATCTGGTGCGGAATAACAGGAAAATACCTGAGAACACTGAGAGGACACATCGGGAGAGTATATAGAGTAGCGTGGAGTTGTAGAGGGAACTACTTGGTCAGCGCAAGTTCAGACTCAACACTCAAGCTATGGGATGCAGAATCCGGCAAACTTAAGTTCGATTTACCCGGCCATGCCGACCAAGTTTACACATTGGACTGGAGTAACTGCGGAAAAACAGTGGCGTcag GCGGGAAGGACAAGGTAGTTAAATTATGGTGTCATTAA